A region of Candidatus Terasakiella magnetica DNA encodes the following proteins:
- a CDS encoding HypC/HybG/HupF family hydrogenase formation chaperone, whose product MPSKVVEILEGDMAVIELGGVKKTISLGLVEDVSAGDYVIVHVGYALSKVDEDEALKTLALFEEMTKAQGIAP is encoded by the coding sequence ATGCCATCCAAAGTCGTTGAAATCCTTGAAGGGGATATGGCTGTTATTGAACTGGGCGGCGTTAAAAAGACCATCTCGCTTGGTCTGGTGGAAGATGTGAGCGCAGGTGATTATGTCATCGTGCATGTGGGTTATGCTTTATCCAAGGTCGATGAAGATGAAGCCTTAAAAACACTTGCCCTTTTTGAAGAAATGACCAAAGCCCAAGGCATCGCACCATGA
- the hypE gene encoding hydrogenase expression/formation protein HypE encodes MSPRTAYSRALDLENGVVEMCHGGGGRAMAQLIDQLFADAFANDILAQGNDQAVFDLPAGRVVMSTDNFVISPLFFPGGNIGSLAVHGTVNDVALSGGRPLYLTAGFILEEGYPLKELKLIVESMAKAAEQAGVKIVTGDTKVVERGHGDGVYINTTGIGVVDEAITVSGERAKPGDKILINGFVGDHGVAIMSLREGLGFDSSIQSDCASLNGLISDMISAVPDIHVMRDPTRGGLAATLNELAHQSGVGMELLENKIPIRDEVRGACEILGLDPLYVANEGKLLAICAEEEAENLLAAMKAHPLGKDAAIIGRVLEDDHHFVQLKTSFGGSRVVDWIAGEQLPRIC; translated from the coding sequence ATGTCGCCACGCACAGCCTATAGCCGCGCGCTTGATCTTGAAAACGGTGTGGTGGAAATGTGCCACGGTGGGGGTGGGCGCGCAATGGCCCAGCTTATTGACCAGCTCTTTGCCGATGCGTTTGCCAATGACATTCTCGCCCAAGGTAATGATCAGGCTGTCTTTGACCTGCCAGCAGGTCGTGTGGTGATGAGCACCGATAACTTTGTCATCTCGCCCCTGTTTTTTCCCGGCGGTAATATTGGGAGTTTAGCGGTCCACGGCACGGTCAATGATGTGGCCCTTTCAGGGGGACGTCCGCTTTACCTGACAGCAGGTTTCATTTTAGAAGAAGGCTATCCGCTTAAAGAGTTAAAACTTATTGTTGAGAGTATGGCAAAAGCCGCAGAGCAAGCCGGTGTTAAGATTGTAACGGGTGACACAAAGGTTGTTGAGCGCGGTCACGGCGATGGGGTTTATATCAACACAACGGGTATTGGCGTTGTGGATGAAGCCATCACTGTTTCAGGAGAGCGTGCCAAACCCGGTGATAAAATCCTCATTAACGGTTTTGTCGGGGACCATGGCGTTGCCATCATGTCCCTGCGCGAAGGTTTAGGTTTTGACTCCTCTATCCAATCTGATTGCGCCAGTCTAAACGGTCTTATTAGCGATATGATCAGCGCTGTGCCTGATATTCATGTCATGCGTGACCCGACCCGTGGGGGACTTGCTGCAACATTAAATGAGTTGGCCCATCAAAGTGGTGTGGGTATGGAACTACTTGAAAACAAAATCCCCATTCGCGATGAAGTGCGTGGGGCTTGCGAGATCTTGGGGCTTGATCCGCTCTATGTTGCCAATGAGGGTAAGCTGCTTGCCATCTGCGCTGAAGAAGAGGCTGAAAACCTCTTGGCCGCAATGAAAGCCCATCCTTTAGGCAAAGATGCGGCGATCATTGGTCGCGTGCTTGAAGATGATCATCATTTTGTCCAACTCAAAACAAGCTTTGGCGGCTCCCGCGTTGTGGACTGGATTGCAGGCGAACAACTGCCAAGAATTTGTTAA
- the hypD gene encoding hydrogenase formation protein HypD, which yields MKHVDEYRDGETAQKLAKTIAREVDPNREYRLMEFCGGHTHAIFRYGVQDLLPTNVKMIHGPGCPVCVLPVSRIDQAIAYARTPDVILCSYGDMLRVPGSKFTSLMKAKAEGGDVRMVYSTLDALELAQNNPDKKIVFFAIGFETTTPPTALAIKQAQAMGLTNFFILSNHVLTPSAIQNILESPDVRDLGSIPLDGFLGPAHVSAVIGTQPYEYFVEEFQRPVVISGFEPLDVMQSILMLIRQLNEGRAEVENQYRRAVTHMGNAKAKNLVAEIFELRRTFEWRGLGHVPYSGLKIKEEYANFDAEIQIPVETPPAHENKACDCPAVLRGIKKPTDCKLFGTHCTPDNPMGSCMVSAEGACAAYYSYGRFRKAV from the coding sequence ATGAAGCATGTGGATGAATATCGCGATGGGGAAACGGCGCAAAAATTGGCAAAGACCATTGCGCGTGAAGTTGATCCCAATCGTGAGTATCGTTTAATGGAATTTTGCGGTGGGCACACCCATGCGATTTTTCGCTATGGCGTGCAAGACCTGCTGCCCACAAATGTAAAAATGATCCATGGGCCGGGTTGCCCGGTTTGCGTCTTGCCTGTCTCGCGCATTGATCAGGCCATTGCCTATGCGCGCACGCCCGATGTGATTTTATGTTCTTATGGCGACATGCTGCGTGTGCCGGGTTCTAAATTCACATCCCTGATGAAAGCCAAGGCCGAAGGTGGCGATGTGCGCATGGTTTATTCCACGCTGGATGCGCTAGAGCTTGCCCAAAATAATCCTGATAAAAAAATCGTCTTTTTCGCCATTGGCTTTGAAACCACTACACCACCCACTGCCCTTGCCATTAAACAGGCCCAAGCCATGGGGCTCACAAATTTCTTTATCCTATCCAACCACGTGCTTACCCCCTCTGCTATCCAAAATATTCTGGAAAGTCCGGATGTGCGAGATTTAGGTAGCATTCCCCTTGATGGCTTTTTAGGCCCGGCCCATGTAAGTGCGGTCATCGGCACCCAGCCTTATGAGTATTTTGTAGAAGAATTCCAGCGCCCTGTGGTAATTTCCGGCTTTGAGCCTTTAGATGTGATGCAATCCATCTTGATGTTGATCCGCCAACTCAATGAAGGCCGCGCTGAAGTCGAAAACCAATATCGCCGCGCGGTCACCCATATGGGCAATGCCAAGGCAAAAAATCTGGTGGCTGAAATATTTGAACTGCGCCGCACCTTTGAATGGCGCGGCCTTGGTCATGTGCCTTATTCGGGCCTGAAAATCAAAGAAGAATATGCAAATTTTGATGCTGAAATTCAAATTCCAGTGGAGACTCCACCCGCACATGAAAATAAAGCCTGTGACTGTCCGGCAGTTTTGCGTGGCATAAAGAAGCCAACTGATTGTAAACTGTTTGGCACCCACTGCACGCCAGATAATCCCATGGGGTCTTGCATGGTATCTGCAGAAGGGGCTTGTGCGGCCTATTATTCATACGGGCGCTTTAGAAAAGCGGTTTAA
- a CDS encoding acyloxyacyl hydrolase, producing the protein MRRLLLSLCTVLLFGFHTSAQADGLVKELKLGVLDHDTDGLWSGFNREGGIDFNAEIILNHDLAFWGGVMSPALGLSVNSQGDTSKAYLDARWQTDLSDNIFFALGVGAAVHNGNNKLTNVNRKALGSKALFHFPLELGYQIDERYSISLFFDHVSNAWTSSPNEGMDTLGIRFGYRF; encoded by the coding sequence ATGCGCCGACTTTTACTGAGCCTATGTACAGTTCTCCTGTTTGGTTTTCACACCTCTGCCCAAGCCGATGGTTTGGTGAAAGAGCTTAAACTGGGTGTGTTAGATCATGATACCGATGGGTTATGGAGTGGTTTTAACCGTGAAGGCGGGATTGATTTTAACGCAGAAATCATCCTCAATCACGATCTCGCCTTTTGGGGTGGGGTCATGAGCCCGGCGCTTGGGCTTTCTGTAAATAGCCAAGGTGATACCTCAAAGGCCTATTTGGATGCCCGCTGGCAAACTGATCTAAGCGACAATATCTTTTTCGCCCTTGGTGTGGGGGCTGCGGTTCATAACGGCAATAACAAGCTCACCAATGTAAATCGCAAGGCCCTTGGTTCAAAAGCCTTATTCCACTTCCCACTTGAGCTCGGCTATCAAATTGATGAGCGCTACAGCATCTCGCTTTTCTTTGATCATGTTTCCAATGCCTGGACGTCCAGCCCCAATGAGGGCATGGACACCTTAGGCATTCGCTTTGGCTATCGTTTCTAA